The Lentisphaera araneosa HTCC2155 genome has a segment encoding these proteins:
- a CDS encoding type II secretion system protein: MKQKFTLIELLLVVAIIGILGSLLLPSLSKARMTSRIAVCKSNLKQVYTAQVLFADDNDNMVFTNDQGPDWMTLSVYNVNTSPNEWSNVNIHSDGAPFLEPYLGPRDSAVYACPATEIDQSSDYYLADKWNFKDRSYQGFMSRNIGYPVTWDQVYALGFHADPNNYTLWSEKTRKPFVYDAFTQSGGLAGDSKFHNNTGNYNLLVTDGSVIKYFLPYGLTDRAAKKMYMEAAMGY, from the coding sequence ATGAAACAGAAATTCACATTGATTGAACTATTGCTTGTAGTGGCCATTATCGGAATTTTGGGTTCGTTATTACTGCCCAGCCTTTCCAAGGCACGCATGACTTCGAGAATTGCTGTCTGCAAAAGTAATTTGAAGCAAGTTTACACGGCTCAAGTACTCTTTGCCGATGACAATGACAATATGGTTTTTACAAATGATCAGGGCCCTGATTGGATGACCTTAAGCGTATATAATGTAAATACTAGTCCAAATGAATGGTCCAATGTGAATATCCATTCTGATGGTGCGCCCTTTTTAGAACCCTACTTAGGGCCTAGAGATTCAGCTGTTTATGCCTGCCCGGCCACTGAAATAGATCAAAGTTCGGATTACTATCTTGCTGATAAATGGAATTTTAAAGACAGGTCATACCAGGGTTTTATGTCCCGCAATATTGGATACCCAGTAACATGGGATCAAGTCTATGCTTTAGGTTTTCATGCCGACCCCAATAATTACACATTATGGTCGGAAAAAACACGCAAACCCTTTGTTTATGATGCATTTACTCAATCAGGAGGACTTGCAGGAGATTCCAAATTCCATAATAATACCGGTAATTATAATCTCTTAGTCACTGATGGCAGTGTCATTAAATACTTTTTACCTTATGGATTGACGGATAGAGCTGCTAAAAAAATGTATATGGAAGCGGCTATGGGCTATTGA
- a CDS encoding prepilin-type N-terminal cleavage/methylation domain-containing protein, giving the protein MKQKFTLIELLVVVAIIGILGSLLLPSLSKARMTSRIAVCKSNLKQVYTAQVLFADDNDDMVFTNNKGPEWMTLTKFNKNFDSDGLPKNKYAGQFIHSDGSPFLVPYLGPSDSAVYACPATEIDKTSDYYPTNKWGFKDRSYEGFMDRNSGYPVKWDEVYALGFDSASIHTRLWAEKTRKPFVIDAFSQSGGLAGDSKFHNNTGNYNLLVTDGSVVKYYLPYSLADTAAKKMYMEAAMGY; this is encoded by the coding sequence ATGAAACAGAAATTCACATTGATTGAACTATTGGTTGTAGTGGCCATTATCGGAATTTTGGGTTCGTTATTACTGCCCAGCCTTTCCAAGGCACGCATGACTTCGAGAATTGCTGTCTGCAAAAGTAATTTGAAGCAAGTTTACACGGCTCAAGTACTTTTTGCCGATGACAATGACGATATGGTTTTTACAAATAACAAGGGTCCTGAATGGATGACTTTAACGAAGTTTAATAAAAATTTTGATTCTGATGGTCTCCCTAAAAATAAATACGCTGGACAGTTTATTCATTCAGATGGATCGCCTTTTTTAGTACCCTATTTAGGACCAAGTGATTCCGCGGTTTATGCTTGCCCGGCTACTGAAATAGATAAAACTTCAGATTACTATCCCACTAATAAATGGGGTTTTAAAGATAGGTCCTACGAGGGGTTTATGGATAGGAATAGTGGATACCCAGTTAAATGGGATGAAGTCTATGCTTTAGGTTTTGATAGTGCTAGTATACACACAAGGCTATGGGCTGAAAAAACGCGAAAGCCCTTTGTTATTGATGCATTTTCTCAATCAGGAGGGCTTGCAGGAGATTCCAAATTCCATAATAATACCGGAAATTATAATCTCTTGGTCACTGATGGCAGTGTCGTTAAATACTATCTACCTTATAGCTTGGCGGATACAGCTGCTAAAAAAATGTATATGGAAGCGGCTATGGGCTATTGA
- a CDS encoding 3-keto-disaccharide hydrolase, with protein sequence MKYILISLMALLTGCISNQNNEWQSLFNGQDLQGWRNYNSQGINGKWIVEDSAIHLTEKGGQHIVYNQPFKDFELKLQWKISERGNSGIFIRSSERYQYPWMSGVEMQILDDEKHPNAKNPLTKAGSCYDLIAAPEGAVNKAMAWNDVHIIVKGSHYQFFLNGVKTADFDVKSAEWRALIAGSKFKKYPGFSENKQGFICLQDHGDPVWFRNIKIREL encoded by the coding sequence ATGAAGTATATTTTAATCAGTTTAATGGCTCTATTGACCGGCTGTATCTCAAATCAAAATAATGAATGGCAGAGCCTCTTTAATGGCCAAGATTTACAAGGCTGGAGGAATTATAACAGTCAGGGAATTAATGGAAAATGGATCGTAGAAGATAGTGCTATTCACTTAACAGAAAAGGGAGGTCAGCACATTGTTTATAATCAGCCCTTTAAAGACTTTGAACTAAAGTTGCAATGGAAGATTTCTGAGCGTGGCAATAGTGGGATCTTTATCAGAAGTTCTGAGAGATATCAGTATCCATGGATGTCAGGAGTAGAGATGCAAATTCTTGATGACGAGAAACATCCCAATGCAAAAAATCCATTGACCAAAGCAGGGTCCTGCTATGATTTAATTGCAGCGCCAGAGGGAGCCGTTAATAAGGCAATGGCATGGAATGATGTGCATATCATTGTAAAGGGCAGTCATTATCAGTTTTTTCTCAATGGAGTCAAGACGGCCGATTTTGATGTGAAGAGTGCGGAATGGAGAGCTTTGATTGCGGGTTCAAAGTTCAAAAAGTATCCCGGTTTTTCGGAAAATAAGCAAGGCTTTATTTGTTTGCAGGATCACGGTGATCCAGTTTGGTTCCGCAATATAAAAATTCGCGAATTATAA
- a CDS encoding RNA polymerase sigma factor: protein MKDQYKTRFTLIQRIQTESRDDKTWEDFVASYENYIYVIIRSFKLSPALCQDLLQNVLLQLWKDLPKFEYRPNKCRFRTWLSVVTKNVVRTYLKSKAGRNEKQNIEYSSALHSVDNISDAEIEQIADKEWKIFILEKALDNLKSSISEKIMIALQDSFDNIPTRTTAEKLSTTEASVRVYRQRGTNALKKEVLRLNTELDM from the coding sequence ATGAAAGATCAGTATAAAACACGCTTCACCCTCATTCAGCGAATTCAAACTGAGTCTCGCGATGATAAAACATGGGAAGACTTTGTAGCGTCCTACGAAAATTATATTTATGTGATTATCAGAAGCTTTAAACTGAGTCCAGCACTATGCCAAGACCTACTTCAAAATGTCTTACTGCAATTATGGAAAGACCTACCCAAGTTTGAATACCGTCCCAATAAATGCCGCTTTCGTACTTGGTTGAGCGTAGTTACTAAAAATGTAGTAAGAACTTATCTCAAATCAAAAGCTGGACGCAACGAAAAGCAAAATATTGAATACTCCAGTGCATTGCATTCAGTCGATAATATTAGTGATGCAGAAATAGAGCAAATTGCCGATAAAGAGTGGAAAATCTTCATTTTAGAGAAAGCCCTAGATAATTTAAAATCATCGATCTCAGAAAAAATCATGATCGCATTGCAGGATTCATTTGATAATATCCCTACAAGAACCACTGCAGAAAAACTTTCTACCACAGAAGCTTCTGTAAGAGTTTATCGTCAACGTGGAACTAATGCACTAAAGAAAGAAGTGCTAAGGCTCAATACTGAACTGGATATGTAA
- a CDS encoding family 16 glycoside hydrolase — translation MQSLTLKSFFNFNILLMSLCAMGDTKPFHKIYEAEDAKRDQLTIKNNHLGFSGEGFVEGFYNNADGLLTFTVQAKKTGPQYITVRYAAGFGNAVIILGVNKEEQEFSMPSTGSWKIWSEVSIPVSLKQGTNAISFKMKESTTQCLNIDYLSLGKSAKKSIKPRPRVATNASPTLRDAFFKPGGWEDIADAKAVGHKLIVTEEGEGMLINGRTGKTNNISTKKHYQDIEFHLEFMLAKGSNAGVYFMGRYEIQILDSYGKDKWGFDVLGGLYQRWPPQRGAGVPAKVNAAKKPGEWQTMDVIFRAPRFDETGRRVSQAFFKEVKINGQLAQENLYAVGPTRSSQYNDEAPKGPIMIQGDHGPIVIRKMTVKEIDLSHIKTKKLSPDEQRPLAQNGDPMIDMVAMGKDVFQNKGCIECHNTTTNDQIVKTGPAIYGIFQKKPISITVKESAEDHIVNLPADKAYLYQSLREPTAHLSLNKKDNNKAFLPIMPAFTPETLKDSEIEALYHYLITLNEEKNAGPKVSWLNKPKDEYNIWKDRGSVIVQDRPRMQRADIPGTSARSYFVGLPGNLNYSFDPRSMGISMIWNGPFVSINGMMNGRGKSNSIGDKAILWTQGTSDFFTPYLKSGRLLDRSFTESARADSHYVSNNLKFEGDYLEEVRKMDSKLLSVETSKGKLPKFNYEVEGNQLELTFEVLKNNSIKAIFNAQLKRDLSLSVPTSNFTDFTASVGTVLDGKWTIPAGSHENINFTAKRKSKLKKVHTAGVNSAPRENLLGQKVQWSKANDAEQKKAGMDQAYTLYNAEVPKDIHGRKQLFEPLGIEFLNKDIAFVTTRTAGVWKVVNDKWFLFSEGHYDSLGLVIESENSIVIGEKPGLTRLIDSDGDNWADKRENISDQFRFSGNYHEYLHGPISYKGGYLYNLNLTHNLPSNYKAGGNFMGTGGGLKGWMCYVDKDGNFSTFANGFRSPAGLSLSPDKEIIYTENQGEYVGTSKVFKVEKGKFYGNPTGLVDLPGHTFKSPEVQWDAVKDKRELAMILLPHNKVMNAPGNPTWDLTKGAFGPFKDQMFLGDQTQSCIYRIDTETINGIDQGVVLPFANKLASGVMRLTFDPKDKSLWVGQTGRGWRARGGAESSLQKITFNGQEPNAIYTIKVNAKGFDIHFIKAQDSQNFGPIKVSSWYYEDSRHYGSPEKGGRSEEISSIKWSADKKTCSVEFKSFKIEDEKVAGHTSRVYYLDLTQTSFGKTVGAFLSKAYYTLNSIPK, via the coding sequence ATGCAATCCTTAACACTTAAATCTTTTTTTAATTTCAATATTTTATTAATGTCCCTTTGTGCTATGGGAGATACTAAACCCTTTCATAAAATTTATGAAGCAGAGGATGCAAAAAGAGACCAACTAACTATTAAGAATAACCATCTGGGTTTTTCTGGAGAGGGCTTTGTAGAAGGCTTCTATAACAATGCTGACGGATTACTGACTTTCACAGTTCAAGCCAAAAAAACTGGTCCACAATACATTACCGTTCGCTACGCAGCTGGTTTTGGAAATGCCGTCATAATTCTAGGTGTCAATAAGGAAGAGCAAGAATTTTCCATGCCAAGTACGGGGAGTTGGAAAATATGGAGCGAGGTCAGTATTCCAGTTTCCCTGAAACAGGGTACTAATGCCATATCTTTTAAAATGAAAGAATCTACAACTCAATGTTTGAATATTGATTACCTAAGTTTGGGTAAGTCAGCAAAGAAAAGTATCAAGCCAAGACCTAGAGTAGCTACCAATGCAAGTCCGACACTTCGTGATGCCTTTTTCAAGCCTGGTGGATGGGAAGATATTGCCGATGCTAAAGCAGTAGGTCACAAACTCATTGTTACTGAAGAAGGCGAAGGAATGCTGATCAACGGGCGCACAGGCAAGACTAATAACATCTCTACGAAAAAACATTATCAAGATATAGAGTTCCATCTCGAATTCATGTTGGCTAAAGGCTCAAATGCTGGTGTCTACTTTATGGGGCGTTATGAAATACAGATCCTCGATTCCTATGGAAAAGATAAGTGGGGTTTTGACGTTTTGGGTGGTCTCTATCAGCGCTGGCCTCCACAGCGTGGTGCTGGTGTTCCAGCTAAAGTCAACGCCGCAAAGAAGCCGGGTGAATGGCAAACTATGGATGTTATTTTTCGGGCGCCTCGTTTTGATGAAACAGGTCGAAGAGTTTCTCAGGCATTCTTCAAAGAAGTCAAAATCAATGGTCAGCTGGCTCAAGAGAACCTTTATGCTGTTGGACCGACTCGCTCTTCTCAATACAATGACGAAGCTCCAAAAGGACCCATCATGATCCAAGGTGATCACGGCCCCATTGTCATCCGGAAGATGACCGTTAAGGAAATCGATTTAAGTCATATAAAAACAAAGAAATTATCTCCAGATGAACAACGCCCTTTAGCACAAAATGGAGATCCCATGATAGACATGGTAGCCATGGGTAAAGATGTTTTTCAAAACAAAGGCTGTATAGAGTGTCACAACACTACGACAAATGACCAGATCGTTAAAACTGGACCTGCCATTTATGGAATCTTTCAAAAGAAACCTATTAGCATAACAGTTAAAGAAAGTGCCGAGGATCACATTGTCAATCTTCCTGCGGACAAAGCCTACCTCTATCAATCTCTACGTGAACCTACCGCGCACCTCTCTCTCAATAAAAAAGATAATAACAAAGCCTTTCTGCCTATCATGCCGGCCTTCACACCTGAAACGCTAAAAGATAGTGAAATCGAAGCCTTATATCATTACCTCATCACTCTCAATGAAGAAAAAAATGCGGGCCCTAAAGTTAGCTGGCTTAATAAACCCAAGGATGAATACAATATCTGGAAAGATCGTGGATCAGTCATTGTGCAGGATCGCCCTCGTATGCAGCGGGCAGACATTCCTGGGACATCGGCAAGATCCTATTTTGTTGGTTTACCTGGAAACCTCAACTACAGCTTTGATCCGCGCAGCATGGGGATATCGATGATTTGGAATGGTCCTTTTGTGAGTATTAATGGCATGATGAACGGTCGTGGCAAGAGCAATTCAATCGGCGATAAAGCCATATTGTGGACGCAAGGGACGAGTGACTTCTTTACTCCCTATTTGAAATCGGGTCGATTGCTTGATCGTTCCTTTACTGAATCGGCGAGAGCCGATTCCCATTACGTCTCAAATAACTTAAAGTTTGAAGGTGATTATTTAGAAGAGGTCCGCAAAATGGATAGCAAGTTGCTATCTGTGGAAACCTCAAAAGGCAAGCTCCCAAAATTTAATTATGAGGTAGAGGGGAATCAACTGGAGCTCACTTTTGAGGTCTTAAAAAACAACTCAATAAAAGCTATTTTTAATGCCCAACTTAAACGTGACCTAAGCCTTAGTGTTCCCACAAGTAACTTTACCGATTTCACGGCTAGCGTGGGCACTGTTTTGGATGGTAAATGGACAATTCCTGCAGGCTCTCATGAAAATATTAATTTCACTGCTAAGCGCAAGTCTAAGCTCAAAAAAGTTCATACTGCAGGAGTGAATTCTGCTCCAAGAGAAAATCTCCTTGGTCAAAAAGTTCAGTGGTCCAAAGCCAATGATGCTGAGCAGAAAAAAGCCGGTATGGACCAAGCCTATACACTTTACAATGCAGAAGTCCCCAAAGATATTCACGGTCGTAAACAACTCTTTGAGCCGCTGGGGATTGAGTTTTTAAATAAGGACATTGCTTTTGTCACAACCCGAACTGCGGGTGTATGGAAAGTTGTTAATGACAAGTGGTTTCTTTTCTCGGAAGGTCACTACGATTCACTCGGCTTGGTCATCGAATCAGAAAATTCTATAGTTATTGGCGAAAAGCCAGGTTTAACTCGCCTCATAGACAGCGACGGCGATAATTGGGCCGACAAGCGCGAAAACATTTCTGATCAATTCCGTTTCAGTGGTAATTACCACGAATACCTACACGGCCCGATTTCCTACAAAGGTGGCTACCTCTACAACTTAAACCTTACTCACAACTTACCCTCTAATTACAAAGCCGGTGGTAATTTTATGGGGACTGGAGGAGGCTTAAAGGGCTGGATGTGTTACGTCGATAAAGATGGTAACTTTTCGACTTTTGCCAATGGCTTCAGAAGTCCAGCAGGTTTATCGCTCTCACCAGATAAAGAAATCATTTATACCGAGAACCAAGGAGAATACGTCGGTACTTCAAAAGTTTTCAAAGTCGAAAAAGGGAAGTTCTACGGAAATCCTACGGGTCTCGTCGATCTCCCAGGACATACTTTTAAAAGTCCAGAGGTGCAATGGGATGCCGTCAAAGACAAGCGTGAACTCGCCATGATCTTACTCCCTCATAATAAGGTCATGAATGCCCCTGGTAATCCAACCTGGGATCTCACAAAAGGCGCTTTTGGCCCATTCAAAGACCAAATGTTTCTTGGTGATCAAACTCAATCCTGCATCTATCGTATTGACACTGAAACCATCAATGGGATTGATCAAGGTGTTGTACTGCCCTTTGCAAACAAATTGGCATCAGGGGTCATGCGTTTGACTTTCGACCCCAAAGATAAGAGCCTATGGGTAGGTCAAACTGGCCGAGGTTGGAGAGCAAGAGGTGGGGCAGAAAGTAGTCTACAGAAGATCACCTTTAACGGTCAAGAGCCCAATGCGATTTACACTATTAAGGTAAATGCCAAGGGCTTCGATATTCATTTTATCAAAGCTCAAGACAGTCAAAATTTTGGTCCTATTAAAGTGAGCTCTTGGTATTACGAAGATTCCCGCCATTATGGATCTCCAGAGAAAGGTGGTCGTTCTGAAGAGATATCATCAATTAAGTGGAGTGCGGACAAAAAGACTTGCTCGGTGGAATTTAAAAGCTTTAAGATTGAGGATGAAAAAGTTGCGGGCCATACCTCAAGAGTCTATTACCTAGATCTTACGCAGACTAGCTTTGGCAAAACCGTAGGTGCCTTTCTATCGAAAGCCTATTACACACTCAATTCTATACCCAAATAG
- a CDS encoding DUF6288 domain-containing protein, whose amino-acid sequence MKFSINPLSSLMTKSLVLSLIIYFVNFNTLLGQVHYKDDGKPWSTRTKTGPDAEVPGWYYNLGITGIRVQLDPVNLKALQVKYVFAKSPASKKVYVNDLIVGVNGKNFQKDHLNGYGMDKFGAQGPIEEFAHVLEKAQTFQGRGYLTLNILRKNKPVQVRLKVSTKYGAYADSYPVNCQKSKKITKELLDYIIKNQFPNGGFGHPVDDLWCPLALMASGDRKSMKAVKKNVYLQARSVENYKNRNEGLINWHYVTAGIVLSEYYLKTRDRKILPAIQLTYDFLYKSQYTDYSQVSKRDPLGNPNRKNPTKEQAKGGWGHNPGYQGYGPIAMITGKGALALTLMSLCGIEVDQDRLKMAFDFLHRGTGNNGYTWYADKHSAHNKYADMGRTGVSAIAHSLASDSSNEYKKHALLQSKLIGDFPLSFPDTHASPLMGMGYTALGAALDKNNFQRLMKANRYWFTLSQCYDKTFYYQPNRDSNGYGADSRLLASAVVALTFQIPKKSLYITGKR is encoded by the coding sequence ATGAAATTTTCCATAAATCCCTTGTCTAGCTTGATGACTAAGTCCCTTGTTTTAAGTTTAATTATTTATTTTGTGAATTTTAATACTTTGCTTGGGCAGGTTCACTATAAAGACGATGGCAAACCATGGAGTACACGGACAAAAACAGGACCCGATGCCGAGGTGCCTGGCTGGTACTATAATTTGGGTATCACTGGAATCAGAGTTCAGTTAGACCCCGTAAACCTAAAGGCACTTCAAGTTAAGTATGTCTTTGCAAAATCACCGGCTTCTAAAAAGGTTTATGTGAATGATTTAATTGTTGGTGTCAATGGCAAGAATTTTCAGAAAGATCATTTAAATGGCTATGGAATGGATAAATTTGGAGCGCAAGGTCCAATTGAAGAATTTGCTCATGTGCTGGAAAAAGCACAGACTTTCCAGGGTAGGGGCTATTTAACATTAAATATTCTTCGAAAAAATAAGCCGGTACAGGTGAGATTAAAAGTTTCAACTAAGTACGGAGCTTATGCTGATAGCTATCCAGTCAATTGTCAAAAAAGTAAAAAAATCACCAAAGAACTTCTAGATTATATTATAAAAAATCAATTCCCCAATGGGGGATTTGGTCACCCAGTAGATGACCTTTGGTGTCCTCTTGCCTTGATGGCTAGCGGAGATCGCAAATCAATGAAGGCCGTGAAAAAGAATGTGTACCTACAAGCAAGGTCGGTGGAAAATTATAAAAACAGGAATGAAGGTTTAATTAATTGGCATTATGTCACGGCTGGGATCGTATTGAGTGAATACTACTTAAAAACTCGGGATCGGAAGATTCTGCCCGCAATTCAGTTGACCTATGATTTTTTATATAAATCTCAATATACTGATTATTCTCAGGTGAGTAAAAGGGATCCATTGGGTAACCCCAATCGTAAAAACCCAACAAAAGAGCAAGCGAAAGGTGGGTGGGGGCATAATCCGGGATATCAAGGTTATGGGCCGATCGCAATGATTACCGGCAAAGGAGCACTTGCTCTTACACTCATGAGTCTTTGTGGAATCGAAGTTGATCAAGATAGATTAAAAATGGCCTTTGATTTTCTACATCGTGGAACGGGAAATAATGGTTACACATGGTATGCAGACAAGCATTCAGCTCACAATAAGTACGCAGATATGGGGCGGACTGGGGTAAGTGCCATTGCTCACAGCCTAGCATCAGATTCCTCTAATGAATATAAAAAACACGCTTTATTACAATCAAAATTGATCGGTGATTTTCCACTCAGCTTCCCAGATACCCATGCATCACCTTTGATGGGAATGGGTTACACGGCTTTGGGAGCGGCTTTAGACAAAAACAACTTTCAAAGACTTATGAAAGCCAACCGTTATTGGTTTACTTTATCACAATGCTATGACAAAACTTTTTATTATCAACCTAACAGGGATAGTAATGGCTATGGTGCAGATTCCCGTTTGTTAGCATCAGCAGTAGTGGCTCTGACTTTCCAGATCCCCAAAAAAAGTTTGTATATAACGGGGAAGCGTTAG